The sequence below is a genomic window from Streptomyces sp. NBC_00289.
CGGTGAGCTGGTAGCGGCTGCCGCCCGGGTCGAAGCGCACCAGGACGACGACGGCCAGGGCGAGGGTGGCGAGCGAGACGAGCAGCGCCAGCCACTTGGCGGCGGTGCGTCGCGCGGCCGGTACGGCGGCCGTGGCGACCGCCCCGATCGCGGGAAGCGCCGCCGTCGCTGTCAGCAGAGGAAAGGACATCGGTATCAGACCGCCCTCATCAGCAGGGTCGCGGCGACGAGAAGGGCCGCACCGCCGAACATCGAGACCGCGTACGACCGCGCGAAGCCGTTCTGCAGCCGCCGCAGTCGCCCGGAGAGCCCGCCGACCGAGGCCGCCGTGCCGTTGACGACACCGTCGACCAGGGTGTGGTCGACGTACACCAGGGAGCGCGTGAGGTGCTCGCCGCCGCGGACCAGCACGACGTGGTTGAAGTCGTCCTGGTACAGGTCGCGCCGGGCCGCCCGGGTCAGCAGCGAGCCGCGCGGGGCGTGGACCGGGACCGGACGGCGCCCGTACTGGGCGTAGGCGATGGCGACACCGACGACCAGGACGACCATCGTGGCCAGGGTGACCGTCGTCGCGCTGACCGGCGAGTCCCCGTGGCTGTGCCCGGTGACGGGCTCCAGCCAGTGCAGGAAGCGGTCGCCGATGCTGAACAGGCCACCCGCGAAGACCGATCCGAAGGCCAGCACGATCATCGGGATCGTCATGGACCGGGGCGATTCGTGGGGGTGCGGTTCGGCGTGATCGCCGTGGTGCGCGGCCGCGGGCTCCGCACTCGGCTCCTCGGGGGACCGCGTCGCCCGGTTCTTCCAGCGCTCCTCACCGAAGAACGTCATCAGCATCACGCGCGTCATGTAGAACGCCGTGATCGCCGCACCCAGCAGGGCCGCGCCGCCGAGGATCCAGCCCTCGGTGCCGCCCTTGGCGAACGCCGCCTCGATGATCTTGTCCTTGGAGAAGAAGCCGGACAGGCCCGGGAAGCCGATGATGGCGAGGTAGCCGAGGCCGAAGGTGACGAAGGTGATCGGCATGTACTTGCGCAGGCCGCCGTACTTCCGCATGTCGACCTCGTCGTTCATGCCGTGCATGACCGAACCGGCGCCGAGGAACAGTCCGGCCTTGAAGAAGCCGTGCGTCACCAGGTGCATGATCGCGAAGACGTAGCCGATCGGGCCGAGGCCCGCGGCGAGCACCATGTAGCCGATCTGCGACATCGTCGAGCCGGCCAGCGCCTTCTTGATGTCGTCCTTCGCGCAACCGACGATCGCACCGAACAAAAGCGTGACGGCACCGACGACGGTGACGACGAGCTGCGCGTCGGGCGCGCCGTTGAAGATGGCGGCGGAGCGGACGATCAGGTAGACGCCCGCGGTCACCATCGTCGCGGCGTGGATGAGGGCCGAGACCGGGGTCGGGCCCTCCATCGCGTCCCCGAGCCAGGACTGCAGGGGTACCTGGGCGGACTTGCCGCAGGCGGCGAGCAGGAGCATCAGGGCGATCGCGGTGAGCTTGCCCTCGCTCGCGTCCCCGGCGATCCCCCCCTCCTGGTAGGTGCCGAGCAGCGGGCCGAAGGCGAAGGTGCCGAAGGTGGTGAACATCAGCATGATCGCGATCGACAGGCCCACGTCGCCGACGCGGTTGACCAGGAAGGCCTTCTTCGCCGCGGTGGCCGCGCTGGGCTTGTGCTGCCAGAAGCCGATCAGCAGGTAGGAGGCGAGACCGACGCCCTCCCAGCCGACGTAGAGCAGAAGGTAGTTGTCGGCGAGGACGAGGAGCAGCATCGCCGCGAGGAACAGGTTCAGGTAGCCGAAGAAGCGGCGGCGGCGTTCGTCGTGCGCCATGTACCCGACCGAGTACAGATGGATCAGCGAGCCGACGCCCGTGATCAGCAGGACGAACGTCATCGACAGCTGGTCGACGCGGAAGGCGACGTCGGCCTGGAATCCCTCGACCGGCACCCAGGTGTACAGGTGCTGCAGCAGGGTCCGGTCCTCGGCGCTCCTGCCGAGCAGGTCGACGAAGAGGACGACACCGAGCACGAAGGAGACGGCCGCGAGTGCCGTGCCGATCCAGTGGCCGACGGCGTCGAGGCGCCGGCCGCCGCACAGCAGTACGGCCGCTCCGAGCAGTGGCGCCGCCACCAGCAGCGCAATCAGGTTCTCCACGATTCAGCGACCCCTCAGAGCTTCATCAGGCTGGCGTCGTCGACCGAGGCCGAGTGGCGGGTACGGAACAGGGACACGATGATCGCGAGCCCGACCACGACCTCCGCGGCGGCGACGACCATCGTGAAGAACGCGATGACCTGGCCGTCGAGGTTGCCGTGCATCCGGGAGAAGGTGACGAACGCCAGGTTGCAGGCGTTGAGCATGAGCTCGATACACATGAACACGACGATCGCGTTGCGCCTGATCAGCACGCCGGTCGCGCCGATCGTGAACAACAGCGCGGCGAGAT
It includes:
- the nuoL gene encoding NADH-quinone oxidoreductase subunit L — its product is MENLIALLVAAPLLGAAVLLCGGRRLDAVGHWIGTALAAVSFVLGVVLFVDLLGRSAEDRTLLQHLYTWVPVEGFQADVAFRVDQLSMTFVLLITGVGSLIHLYSVGYMAHDERRRRFFGYLNLFLAAMLLLVLADNYLLLYVGWEGVGLASYLLIGFWQHKPSAATAAKKAFLVNRVGDVGLSIAIMLMFTTFGTFAFGPLLGTYQEGGIAGDASEGKLTAIALMLLLAACGKSAQVPLQSWLGDAMEGPTPVSALIHAATMVTAGVYLIVRSAAIFNGAPDAQLVVTVVGAVTLLFGAIVGCAKDDIKKALAGSTMSQIGYMVLAAGLGPIGYVFAIMHLVTHGFFKAGLFLGAGSVMHGMNDEVDMRKYGGLRKYMPITFVTFGLGYLAIIGFPGLSGFFSKDKIIEAAFAKGGTEGWILGGAALLGAAITAFYMTRVMLMTFFGEERWKNRATRSPEEPSAEPAAAHHGDHAEPHPHESPRSMTIPMIVLAFGSVFAGGLFSIGDRFLHWLEPVTGHSHGDSPVSATTVTLATMVVLVVGVAIAYAQYGRRPVPVHAPRGSLLTRAARRDLYQDDFNHVVLVRGGEHLTRSLVYVDHTLVDGVVNGTAASVGGLSGRLRRLQNGFARSYAVSMFGGAALLVAATLLMRAV
- the nuoK gene encoding NADH-quinone oxidoreductase subunit NuoK, with amino-acid sequence MNPVNYLYLAALLFTIGATGVLIRRNAIVVFMCIELMLNACNLAFVTFSRMHGNLDGQVIAFFTMVVAAAEVVVGLAIIVSLFRTRHSASVDDASLMKL